The Quercus lobata isolate SW786 chromosome 9, ValleyOak3.0 Primary Assembly, whole genome shotgun sequence region ATTTTCATTAGTAATTTCAGTTCTATAGCAAAGCCGTGTCCCCAATAAAGTGTCATTCTTAATGGGATCAATTGAAATCTGCTTCTTCACTTCCACCTCTAAGCGATCGTAAAAATCTGGTGGCAAAGACAATGCTGGTGATCCTGAATCGATTAACATGTTGCCCTTAGAAACCTTACCTGAAGAGTTAAAGGGCACATATGTGTCTCCAACACTAATTCCTTCTAGTGTCACATAATATTCATGACTAGATTCTCGATCTACAATTGGTGTTGAAACCACACCATCACCCACAACTTCACTGCCATTGCCAAAACTTATCTTGCTTGTAATACTAGGATCAGTTGATTCAGTACCAAATGGCAACAAGCAATAAGAAAATCTCTTGCTACCAATTTGTGAAACAAAGGACAAAGGCCCTGATCCTAACCCAATAGTTGCTTGGACATCGGAATGGAGGGTATTGTTGTGTCCACATCCTAAAGCAATGTCAAAAGAAACCGCTTGCCCAGAGGTAGAAGTGATGGTGGCTTTTTCTTTGGCCAGAACACCTAGGGATAAACCACTTACATATCCAATGCTGTAAATGCAACTATTTTGAGGAGAACAATGGCCTTCGTCCCATACTTGACATTTTTCTGAAT contains the following coding sequences:
- the LOC115961485 gene encoding aspartic proteinase CDR1-like; amino-acid sequence: MASGVIFHPCFLLSYYLIGLLVTAHNVPQAQLIPYQGQHLMKASIGTPPVDIYGVADTASNLVWTPCVPCNDYCFKQIHPLFDPKKSSTYSEIYCHSEKCQVWDEGHCSPQNSCIYSIGYVSGLSLGVLAKEKATITSTSGQAVSFDIALGCGHNNTLHSDVQATIGLGSGPLSFVSQIGSKRFSYCLLPFGTESTDPSITSKISFGNGSEVVGDGVVSTPIVDRESSHEYYVTLEGISVGDTYVPFNSSGKVSKGNMLIDSGSPALSLPPDFYDRLEVEVKKQISIDPIKNDTLLGTRLCYRTEITNENGPILTVHFEGADVELKPIQTFNRPIKRFEYYCFGITNIGGTDNEFSDSTGVYGNYVQANFLIGYDLETRIVSFKPTDCTKL